In a genomic window of Niallia taxi:
- a CDS encoding rhodanese-like domain-containing protein — MKIEPKYSLTLNIQPSETEAAYNHFMKKLSFEADVADLLIDLKKGYKGITVIDVRDVLAYQECHIPQAISFPGNTISEKTVEKLSKDQVFVVYCWGPACNGATRACAKLSKLGFKVKELIGGLEYWRKEGGEVSGTLAENAPMYWAYER, encoded by the coding sequence TTGAAAATAGAACCAAAATACTCGTTAACTTTAAATATCCAGCCTAGTGAAACAGAGGCCGCTTATAATCACTTTATGAAGAAATTATCCTTTGAAGCAGATGTTGCTGATTTACTTATCGACCTGAAAAAGGGGTATAAAGGCATTACAGTTATTGATGTTAGGGATGTGCTAGCCTATCAAGAATGTCATATCCCACAAGCAATATCGTTTCCAGGAAATACAATATCAGAAAAAACGGTTGAAAAATTATCTAAGGACCAAGTTTTTGTTGTCTATTGCTGGGGTCCAGCATGTAATGGTGCAACTAGAGCATGTGCCAAGCTTTCCAAATTAGGTTTTAAAGTAAAAGAACTAATTGGTGGACTTGAATACTGGAGAAAAGAAGGCGGAGAGGTAAGCGGTACTTTAGCCGAAAATGCGCCTATGTATTGGGCATATGAGCGGTAA
- a CDS encoding histidine phosphatase family protein: MKKTLYLMRHGQTLFNQRRKIQGWCDSPLTPLGINQAKAAAEYFKESNIVFDHAYCSTAERACDTLELITSMPYTRLKGLKEFSFGTFEGESEDLNPPLPYNDFFVKYGGEDQKEVQQRMVTTCQKIMDEDNAIVLAVSHSGACRNFMRYWEYTSNINQQVKIGNCCILKFEYENNQFTLVEIINPNVSDIKEEFPVVS; the protein is encoded by the coding sequence ATGAAAAAGACGCTATATCTAATGAGACACGGACAAACATTATTTAATCAAAGACGGAAGATCCAAGGCTGGTGTGACTCACCGCTCACACCATTAGGTATAAATCAGGCAAAGGCTGCTGCAGAATACTTTAAAGAGAGCAATATTGTATTCGACCATGCCTATTGTTCCACTGCTGAAAGAGCCTGTGACACACTTGAGCTTATAACTAGTATGCCGTATACAAGATTAAAAGGATTGAAGGAATTCAGCTTTGGTACCTTTGAAGGAGAAAGTGAGGATCTAAATCCACCCTTGCCCTACAATGATTTTTTTGTGAAGTATGGCGGAGAGGATCAGAAGGAAGTTCAACAAAGAATGGTTACGACCTGTCAAAAAATAATGGACGAAGATAATGCGATTGTTCTAGCTGTGTCACATAGTGGAGCTTGCCGAAATTTCATGAGATATTGGGAATATACCAGCAATATAAACCAACAAGTAAAAATCGGAAATTGCTGCATTCTAAAATTTGAATATGAAAATAATCAATTCACCCTTGTTGAAATAATAAACCCTAATGTAAGTGATATTAAAGAGGAATTTCCTGTTGTTTCTTAA
- a CDS encoding sugar efflux transporter has translation MLIRIKNLFTIKGYSLFIVCMLLVGTGISITMPYLSLYSTEELGMSAGSFGIFMAVSSLSGVFINSFIAKRSDNGINRKLIIVIAMLSSAIGYVSYLLFHHYFILLIVVTLFNGLGAAAMPQIFAFAQESANASKSDDKTFALSTLRSLVSLGFLIGPLGGTLILGIAGYNGLFVGTSAIFLIIAALVVFFLRNQTTTIPNKKKNKSQTSVSIINNRQIRYPFFAFILLFAVNAINAINTPLFIVNELHGSHAIVGIVVSVCAGLEIPIMIALGSLSRKITNHSLMMISCFIAGLYFIILTASTASWVLIAAQLLQAVFVAIVMGNGLSYFTDLLPNSPGMSATIYSNGSTIGRLVGNLGGGLFATLIGYRFVNIVCLLLVLLSFFILWRVKADRRIDNTLENAHN, from the coding sequence TTGCTAATACGCATAAAGAATTTGTTCACAATTAAAGGCTATAGCCTTTTCATTGTTTGTATGCTTCTCGTCGGCACAGGTATCTCTATAACAATGCCCTACTTATCCTTGTATTCAACCGAGGAATTGGGAATGAGCGCAGGATCATTTGGGATATTCATGGCTGTTAGCTCACTTAGTGGGGTATTCATTAATTCCTTTATCGCCAAGCGGTCAGACAACGGGATTAACAGAAAATTAATCATAGTAATAGCAATGCTCTCTTCTGCTATTGGATACGTATCCTACTTACTATTTCACCACTATTTTATTCTGCTAATTGTAGTTACACTATTTAACGGCTTAGGGGCTGCTGCTATGCCTCAAATCTTCGCATTCGCACAGGAATCGGCTAATGCTAGTAAAAGTGATGATAAAACATTTGCACTGTCTACATTACGCTCCCTTGTTTCACTTGGTTTCCTTATTGGGCCGTTGGGAGGTACTTTGATTTTAGGAATAGCTGGCTATAATGGACTGTTTGTTGGTACTTCCGCCATTTTCCTGATTATTGCAGCACTCGTAGTCTTTTTTCTCCGTAATCAAACTACCACAATTCCTAATAAAAAGAAGAATAAATCACAAACTTCAGTTTCTATTATTAATAACAGGCAAATAAGATACCCCTTTTTCGCCTTTATTCTTCTCTTTGCTGTTAATGCTATTAATGCAATAAACACACCACTTTTTATTGTTAATGAACTGCATGGCAGCCATGCTATTGTGGGAATTGTCGTCAGTGTTTGTGCAGGCTTAGAAATTCCAATAATGATTGCACTTGGTTCCTTAAGCAGAAAAATAACCAATCATTCTTTAATGATGATCAGCTGTTTTATTGCCGGTCTTTATTTTATTATTCTAACAGCCTCCACAGCTTCTTGGGTGCTTATAGCAGCACAGTTACTTCAAGCTGTTTTCGTTGCAATAGTTATGGGAAATGGGCTTAGTTATTTCACCGACTTGCTTCCTAATTCACCTGGAATGTCGGCAACTATCTACTCAAACGGCTCTACTATCGGAAGATTAGTAGGCAATCTTGGTGGCGGTCTTTTTGCCACATTGATAGGCTATCGGTTTGTAAACATAGTTTGTCTGCTACTAGTCCTGCTTTCCTTCTTTATCCTATGGAGAGTTAAGGCTGATCGAAGGATAGATAATACATTAGAGAATGCTCATAATTAA
- a CDS encoding Cof-type HAD-IIB family hydrolase, which yields MKLIALDLDGTTLNSKKVITTETIQAILKAQEQGHIVMALTGRSATPVIAELAKYDLDLHVGGNNGTEIYANGQLIELTSLPLLQCQKIVLELEKEVMPYKICTNISTFAHKDWLDRFEKVVASGLVPSDYYDHKDYKMFTTPPHVYGQPFFNQPEELLNIESSVIKFLILGLDPIQKNRVKALLETIEDTYVTSSSPFNLEVTHVNGHKGNGLKAMARFFNIPIEDTVAIGDEINDIPMFHAAGLSIAMGNAEDEVKKHSDVVTLSNDENGVAYAFENYILTD from the coding sequence ATGAAGCTTATAGCACTAGACTTGGACGGTACTACTTTAAATTCCAAAAAGGTAATTACCACAGAGACAATTCAAGCAATCCTTAAAGCTCAAGAACAAGGGCATATTGTGATGGCATTAACAGGCAGATCGGCAACGCCGGTGATTGCAGAGCTCGCAAAATATGATTTGGATTTACATGTCGGCGGAAACAACGGAACAGAAATATACGCTAATGGGCAATTAATAGAGTTAACTTCACTACCTCTGCTTCAATGCCAAAAGATTGTGTTAGAACTAGAAAAAGAAGTAATGCCATATAAAATATGTACAAATATTAGTACATTTGCACATAAAGATTGGCTAGACCGCTTTGAAAAGGTGGTAGCATCCGGACTTGTCCCAAGTGACTATTACGACCACAAAGATTATAAAATGTTTACGACACCTCCACATGTGTATGGCCAGCCATTCTTTAATCAACCAGAAGAATTACTAAATATTGAATCTTCTGTCATAAAGTTTCTAATTTTAGGTCTTGACCCAATCCAAAAAAACCGGGTTAAAGCACTTTTAGAAACAATTGAAGACACTTATGTTACCTCCTCTTCTCCATTTAATCTTGAAGTTACACACGTTAATGGACATAAAGGGAATGGATTAAAGGCAATGGCCCGTTTTTTTAATATTCCGATCGAGGATACAGTAGCTATTGGGGATGAAATTAATGATATTCCAATGTTTCATGCAGCTGGTTTGTCTATTGCAATGGGGAATGCGGAGGATGAAGTAAAAAAACATAGTGACGTAGTAACACTATCAAACGATGAAAATGGGGTAGCTTACGCTTTTGAAAATTATATTTTAACGGATTAA
- a CDS encoding Rrf2 family transcriptional regulator produces MKFSKATNYALHTTLALVSASSVKPIGVQQLAKSQDVSTTYLSKILTKLAKAGIIESASGAQGGYRLTRNKDEITFLDIIHAIEGTSSMFECDFVHGEECLIQAEMKKAEQKMLQYLKETKIVDIAHKQST; encoded by the coding sequence ATGAAATTTTCGAAAGCTACAAATTATGCTCTGCATACAACGCTTGCTCTCGTTTCTGCTTCTTCCGTTAAACCAATTGGGGTTCAACAACTTGCGAAATCTCAAGATGTTTCGACCACATACCTATCTAAAATCTTAACAAAGTTGGCAAAAGCCGGTATTATTGAGTCTGCTTCTGGTGCTCAAGGAGGATACCGATTGACGCGAAACAAAGACGAAATAACATTTTTAGATATAATTCATGCAATTGAAGGTACTTCTTCCATGTTTGAATGTGATTTTGTCCACGGAGAAGAATGTCTAATTCAAGCGGAAATGAAAAAAGCAGAGCAAAAAATGCTGCAATATTTAAAAGAGACTAAAATTGTAGACATTGCGCACAAACAGTCAACATAA
- a CDS encoding TetR/AcrR family transcriptional regulator → MAKIDRRILKSQEAIKNALIELMSEKKFDDITIQDISDKANVSRGTIYLHYLDKYDLLEKLIAEHINNMRELCEATSESEYSEANLPWFKYLERNYLFISTMLKSKGAPYFRSQFHEFLIEEFKDEVDITKEKNTELQEEVLLQFIVTSYVGLVEWWVVKDMPISPEEMALQVGILLERNL, encoded by the coding sequence GTGGCTAAAATAGATAGAAGAATTTTAAAATCGCAGGAAGCAATCAAAAATGCCCTTATTGAGCTTATGTCTGAGAAGAAGTTTGATGACATTACCATTCAAGATATTTCTGATAAGGCAAATGTGAGCAGAGGTACGATTTATCTTCACTACTTAGATAAATATGATTTACTGGAAAAGCTTATAGCAGAGCATATTAATAATATGCGAGAATTATGTGAGGCTACTTCAGAGTCAGAATACAGTGAAGCAAATTTACCTTGGTTTAAATACCTTGAAAGGAATTACCTTTTCATTTCAACTATGCTCAAAAGCAAAGGTGCTCCTTATTTCCGAAGCCAATTTCATGAGTTTTTAATAGAAGAATTCAAGGATGAGGTTGATATCACTAAAGAAAAAAATACCGAATTGCAAGAAGAGGTACTTCTTCAATTTATTGTTACGTCTTATGTTGGATTAGTGGAATGGTGGGTTGTAAAAGACATGCCAATCTCCCCGGAAGAAATGGCGTTACAAGTGGGGATTTTATTAGAAAGAAATTTGTAA
- a CDS encoding LysR family transcriptional regulator, whose translation MELLYFKTFVQVVKSGNYTKAAYVLDYAQSSITTHIQKLETMYGGKRLLERHGRAMKLTPSGELLYGYAEKMLALYEESQQILNNQEVKTIRIGTIESLAIYELPHVLAEFKKKYPEVMVQIIPDTEAVIIDKINNKELDFGLIIDKPFISERIQSISIKKQKMKVIVPPDHTYTKKTFFTLADFKDETIILTEEGCTYRAYLLNQLERNYIDFTLSMELSSIETIKKAVHNKWGIGFLPEFSIEGHDQVAGIPFQDEGFHFYSQLLYRKSSSQGPVFQYLINIFSRKANQSV comes from the coding sequence GTGGAACTGTTGTATTTCAAAACATTCGTTCAAGTTGTGAAGAGCGGGAATTATACCAAAGCTGCATATGTTTTGGATTATGCACAATCCAGTATCACAACCCATATTCAAAAGCTTGAGACTATGTATGGAGGAAAGCGACTGTTAGAAAGACACGGACGAGCGATGAAACTAACTCCTTCAGGCGAGCTTCTATATGGTTATGCTGAGAAAATGCTGGCATTATATGAAGAATCACAGCAAATATTAAACAATCAAGAAGTCAAAACAATAAGAATTGGTACGATTGAATCGTTAGCAATTTACGAATTACCTCATGTTTTAGCAGAGTTTAAGAAAAAATATCCAGAAGTAATGGTACAAATCATTCCTGATACAGAAGCAGTGATAATAGACAAAATTAATAATAAAGAACTAGATTTTGGGTTAATTATTGATAAACCATTTATTTCTGAAAGAATCCAAAGTATATCTATTAAAAAACAAAAGATGAAAGTAATTGTGCCACCTGACCATACATACACAAAAAAAACATTTTTTACGCTTGCTGATTTTAAGGATGAAACCATCATTTTGACAGAAGAAGGGTGTACATACAGAGCTTATTTATTGAACCAATTAGAAAGAAATTATATTGATTTCACTTTATCTATGGAGTTAAGCAGTATAGAGACAATAAAGAAAGCTGTGCACAATAAATGGGGCATTGGCTTTTTGCCTGAATTCAGTATAGAGGGGCATGATCAAGTAGCTGGAATTCCTTTTCAGGATGAAGGGTTCCATTTCTATAGTCAATTACTCTATCGCAAAAGCAGCTCGCAAGGACCAGTATTTCAATATTTAATAAATATTTTTTCACGTAAAGCAAATCAATCAGTATAG